The following are from one region of the Verrucomicrobiaceae bacterium genome:
- a CDS encoding TraR/DksA C4-type zinc finger protein, which yields MTPFLKKQKQRLFELRDAYMNSIEGVSAETFREGADASAFGMHQADAGSDAYDRDFALSLLGKEQDALYEINEALKRIDNGTYGICEGTGEKIMEERLEAMPFARYGIKWQEKIEREGRRSSWNRPVHSLFGLDDSAEDDKDDDKDEEETSTNTASNTNNSGESLDFSKE from the coding sequence ATGACGCCGTTTCTCAAAAAGCAAAAGCAACGCCTCTTTGAATTGCGCGATGCTTACATGAACTCTATCGAGGGCGTTTCTGCGGAAACTTTCCGCGAGGGGGCTGATGCCTCCGCTTTCGGCATGCATCAGGCCGACGCAGGTAGTGACGCTTATGACCGTGATTTCGCACTGAGCCTTTTGGGCAAGGAGCAAGATGCACTGTATGAGATCAATGAGGCCCTCAAACGTATCGATAATGGCACCTACGGTATCTGCGAGGGAACCGGAGAAAAAATCATGGAGGAGCGCTTGGAGGCCATGCCATTTGCCCGCTATGGCATCAAATGGCAGGAGAAAATCGAGCGTGAAGGCCGCCGTAGCAGCTGGAATCGCCCCGTACATAGCCTCTTCGGCCTGGATGACAGTGCTGAAGACGATAAGGATGATGACAAGGATGAGGAGGAAACCTCGACCAATACAGCATCGAATACGAACAACAGTGGAGAGTCACTTGACTTCAGTAAAGAGTAG
- the rpmG gene encoding 50S ribosomal protein L33, whose amino-acid sequence MPREIIILECTEAKAAGMPTSRYVTTRNKKSVRTPNRLEKVKFNHFMKKRTLHREIR is encoded by the coding sequence ATGCCGCGAGAAATCATCATACTCGAATGCACGGAAGCGAAAGCAGCAGGAATGCCGACTTCGCGTTACGTGACCACACGCAACAAGAAGAGCGTGCGAACGCCGAACCGCCTCGAGAAGGTGAAGTTCAATCACTTCATGAAAAAGCGCACGCTGCACCGCGAAATCCGCTAA
- the rpsR gene encoding 30S ribosomal protein S18: MQPKTKERLISLRRHNRKMPRRRVDIPVEKVSYTNPEILARFTTESGKLIPRRVTGLPAWLHRKVVREVKRARAVNLLP, from the coding sequence ATGCAACCGAAGACCAAAGAGCGCCTTATCAGCCTGCGCCGTCATAACCGCAAGATGCCCCGCCGCCGCGTGGACATCCCTGTGGAAAAAGTATCCTACACGAATCCAGAAATCCTCGCCCGTTTCACCACGGAATCGGGTAAGCTCATCCCCCGCCGCGTCACCGGTCTGCCTGCTTGGCTCCACCGCAAAGTCGTTCGTGAGGTGAAGCGTGCCCGCGCGGTCAACCTGCTGCCTTGA
- a CDS encoding GTP cyclohydrolase I FolE2 has product MPTLTDTQNERDDRQLPIDRVGVRSLRFPLRIRDRDSAVQHTVATVSLAVDLPHHFKGTHMSRFVEVLHAHGTELTVSTIAGMPRELMKKLDADKAHVEFRFPYFRAKKAPVTQAEGLLDYGVRFEVNADTMVSDFLLTVEVPVTTLCPCSKAISVRGAHNQRGVVTLSVRFKEIVWIEELIELVEESASSELYSLLKRPDEKYVTEAAFDNPVFVEDLVRNVAQKVKMDPRITWFRVEAENYESIHNHNAWAVIESAKP; this is encoded by the coding sequence ATGCCTACTCTCACAGATACCCAGAACGAACGTGATGACCGCCAGCTCCCGATTGATCGAGTCGGTGTGCGTAGCCTGCGCTTTCCCCTCCGTATTCGTGACAGGGACAGTGCGGTGCAGCACACCGTCGCCACGGTCTCCCTGGCAGTGGATTTGCCACATCACTTTAAGGGAACGCATATGAGCCGTTTTGTCGAAGTGCTGCATGCCCATGGGACGGAATTGACCGTTAGTACCATCGCTGGAATGCCGCGAGAATTGATGAAAAAGCTCGATGCGGACAAGGCGCACGTCGAGTTTCGTTTCCCCTACTTCCGGGCAAAAAAAGCTCCGGTGACGCAAGCGGAGGGACTTCTCGATTATGGAGTCCGGTTTGAGGTCAATGCGGATACGATGGTATCCGACTTTCTTTTGACCGTGGAGGTGCCCGTTACCACCCTTTGTCCCTGCTCAAAGGCGATCAGTGTTCGGGGAGCTCATAATCAACGCGGCGTAGTGACCCTGTCGGTGCGATTTAAGGAAATCGTCTGGATCGAAGAACTCATCGAACTGGTCGAGGAATCGGCCAGCAGTGAACTTTATAGCCTCTTGAAGCGTCCGGATGAAAAATACGTCACCGAGGCTGCTTTTGATAACCCCGTGTTCGTGGAGGATTTGGTTCGGAATGTCGCCCAAAAGGTAAAAATGGACCCACGTATCACTTGGTTCCGAGTCGAGGCGGAAAATTATGAGTCAATCCATAATCACAACGCTTGGGCGGTCATCGAATCGGCCAAACCATAA
- a CDS encoding DUF1549 domain-containing protein — protein MKQTTSKLLGSLLVSALFASSAFAAEQRTWTDNKGRQIPAAFLSLNGDQITLQTADGNTHSFPLAILSAEDQAEAKKLAAAAPAPAAGAEGQPAYLANATVAKAASVIDGFVARGLVRANPERVKIGKAPITKFNEPCSDEQFVRRVYLDIVGRIPNFEEATGFIKNSAPDKRSKLIDMLLDSPGYSSHMYNYISEMLRVKDDFGGGNNVRGLPYINWLQQQVEKNVSWDKMVFNMLTATGKMWDKKEDGSYNGAAGYLLRDSGMPLDNLANSLAVFLGTDVACAQCHDHPFSDWTQYQFYEMASFFGATSTRFTPRVANNRKAKQGETLEDMGRKLMPEIEAIVEKNGGDLTRFRQQINQYIGANRFAVADLQTNSIKLPHDYKYKDAKPGDAVAPKFITWSKDDKALAAYKQKTKVEEDLRGSFANWATHPSNPRFAMAIANRMWKRAFGVAVAEPVTNIDDPNQSTNPELLKHLAEEMKRVKFNLKDFMRIIYNTRAYQSEATTEVIAIGEPYYFQGPVLRRMTAEQAWDSYMTLVLGEPDKYKKPLEDLYSKSIDLDLYNPKLDAQTILMKYDAFRKMGEKLNAMQGGSLADAGGDMMMEGSKSKSKGKDAEKASDMMMENASISYGGMTLRRAAELEQPARAGHFLTDFGQSPRNLIDGSSKVGSVPQVLMMMNGAAQSMLTNNDSLIFRTMEKVKSPGEKVEALFMSIMSRRPTLAEKDIAQRALSSGDDGYANMIWALINTREFIFVQ, from the coding sequence ATGAAACAGACCACGTCGAAACTGCTCGGCAGCCTCCTCGTTTCCGCTTTGTTCGCTAGTTCCGCTTTCGCAGCGGAGCAGCGTACTTGGACGGACAACAAAGGCCGCCAAATCCCCGCTGCCTTCCTCAGCCTCAACGGTGACCAAATCACCCTACAGACTGCGGATGGCAACACTCACTCTTTCCCCCTCGCCATTCTCTCCGCAGAAGATCAGGCAGAGGCGAAGAAGCTCGCGGCGGCTGCTCCTGCCCCCGCTGCTGGCGCCGAAGGTCAGCCCGCCTACCTCGCCAACGCTACCGTCGCAAAGGCTGCTTCGGTCATTGATGGTTTTGTTGCCCGTGGCCTCGTGCGTGCCAATCCAGAGCGTGTGAAGATCGGCAAGGCTCCGATCACGAAGTTTAACGAACCTTGCAGCGATGAGCAGTTCGTGCGCCGTGTGTACCTCGACATCGTTGGACGTATTCCGAACTTTGAAGAGGCTACTGGCTTCATCAAAAACAGCGCCCCGGATAAGCGTTCAAAGCTCATCGACATGCTCCTCGATAGCCCTGGATACTCCAGCCACATGTATAACTACATCTCCGAGATGCTCCGTGTGAAGGACGACTTCGGTGGTGGTAATAATGTGCGTGGTCTGCCCTATATCAATTGGCTCCAGCAGCAGGTCGAAAAGAACGTGAGCTGGGACAAAATGGTCTTCAATATGCTCACAGCCACGGGCAAGATGTGGGACAAAAAAGAAGATGGTTCCTACAATGGTGCAGCAGGCTATCTCCTGCGTGACTCCGGCATGCCGTTGGATAATTTGGCGAACTCCCTCGCCGTCTTCCTTGGCACGGACGTGGCCTGTGCCCAGTGCCATGATCACCCTTTCTCTGACTGGACCCAGTACCAGTTCTATGAAATGGCCTCCTTCTTTGGAGCTACCAGCACCCGTTTCACCCCACGTGTCGCCAATAATCGTAAAGCCAAACAGGGTGAAACCCTGGAAGACATGGGACGCAAGCTGATGCCCGAAATCGAAGCCATCGTGGAAAAGAATGGCGGCGACCTCACTCGCTTCCGTCAGCAGATCAACCAATACATCGGCGCGAATCGTTTCGCTGTCGCAGACTTGCAGACAAATTCGATCAAGCTCCCGCACGATTACAAATACAAAGACGCCAAGCCCGGTGATGCCGTCGCTCCGAAATTCATCACCTGGAGCAAAGACGATAAAGCTCTCGCCGCCTATAAGCAGAAGACCAAGGTCGAGGAAGACCTGCGCGGCTCCTTTGCAAATTGGGCGACACATCCGAGCAATCCACGCTTCGCCATGGCTATCGCCAACCGCATGTGGAAGCGTGCGTTCGGGGTCGCAGTGGCGGAACCTGTCACCAACATCGACGATCCGAACCAGTCCACCAATCCTGAGCTGCTCAAGCATCTCGCTGAAGAAATGAAACGAGTGAAGTTCAACCTCAAGGACTTCATGCGCATCATCTATAACACTCGTGCCTATCAGTCCGAGGCTACCACGGAAGTCATCGCCATTGGTGAGCCCTATTATTTCCAGGGGCCCGTCCTTCGCCGCATGACTGCCGAGCAGGCCTGGGATAGCTACATGACCCTCGTTCTTGGCGAGCCCGACAAATACAAAAAACCCCTCGAAGACCTCTACAGCAAGTCGATCGACCTCGACCTCTACAATCCGAAGCTCGATGCACAGACCATCCTCATGAAATACGACGCCTTCCGTAAAATGGGCGAAAAACTCAATGCCATGCAGGGCGGTAGCCTCGCTGACGCAGGTGGAGACATGATGATGGAAGGCAGTAAATCCAAGTCCAAAGGTAAGGATGCAGAAAAAGCCTCCGACATGATGATGGAGAATGCATCCATCAGCTACGGAGGCATGACTCTGCGCCGTGCTGCGGAGTTGGAGCAGCCAGCCCGTGCTGGTCACTTCCTGACTGACTTCGGCCAATCACCACGTAACCTTATTGATGGCAGCTCCAAAGTCGGTTCTGTCCCTCAAGTGCTCATGATGATGAATGGTGCTGCTCAGAGCATGCTTACCAACAATGACTCGCTCATCTTCCGCACCATGGAAAAAGTGAAATCACCCGGCGAGAAGGTCGAAGCGCTGTTCATGTCCATCATGAGCCGTCGCCCCACCCTTGCAGAGAAAGACATCGCCCAGCGTGCGCTTTCCAGCGGCGATGACGGCTATGCCAACATGATTTGGGCTCTCATCAACACCCGTGAGTTCATCTTCGTCCAGTAA
- a CDS encoding DUF1501 domain-containing protein: protein MKTELNKLSQTSRRDFMMRTAQTALGVTVMPALNLKAAGTTGAGTPGFGKAKNVIFLWMGGGMTHIDTWDPKTGATKGPTDPIKGKGGVDFLGGTMTKMAAVSDKISIIRSMSSKTGVHESGTYIMKTGYEPRGTIVHPNLGAWASHFLGRIKGVTLPDSVVVNSGSAYPGAGFFPPALSPIPISNPETGLQNIKPTTNTESQFQKRISLMDEFDGAFRKKFKSEEVKAYTEFYDETMKLMKSEDLKAFDLSAESAATREKFGRNSFGQGALLARRLVQAGVRFVEVQFGGWDMHNNIDTALNGTGATMDSVYAALIEDLASNGLLESTLVCMASEFGRTPDVNENEGRDHYPLAYSTVFAGGGVKGGFVYGSTDKDGRRVADKQVTPQDFQATIGHAMGLPVDEVVMSPSNRPFTVGDKGVPVIDIFA from the coding sequence ATGAAAACTGAATTGAACAAGCTCTCGCAGACATCCCGCCGCGACTTCATGATGCGCACCGCCCAGACCGCCCTCGGCGTGACGGTCATGCCTGCGCTGAACCTCAAGGCTGCTGGCACCACTGGCGCAGGCACCCCTGGCTTCGGCAAGGCTAAAAACGTCATCTTCCTCTGGATGGGTGGCGGTATGACCCACATCGACACCTGGGATCCAAAAACCGGCGCTACCAAGGGCCCGACTGATCCTATCAAAGGCAAAGGCGGCGTGGACTTCCTTGGTGGCACCATGACCAAAATGGCAGCCGTGTCCGATAAGATTTCCATCATCCGCTCCATGTCCTCCAAGACTGGCGTGCATGAGTCTGGCACTTACATCATGAAGACTGGTTATGAGCCACGCGGCACCATCGTTCACCCGAATTTGGGTGCTTGGGCTTCCCACTTCCTGGGACGCATCAAGGGTGTCACGCTCCCAGACAGCGTTGTCGTGAATAGCGGCAGTGCCTATCCTGGAGCTGGCTTCTTCCCACCTGCACTCAGCCCCATCCCGATCTCCAATCCTGAGACTGGACTGCAAAACATCAAACCCACCACCAACACCGAAAGCCAGTTCCAAAAGCGCATCAGCCTCATGGACGAATTCGATGGTGCCTTCCGTAAGAAGTTCAAATCTGAGGAAGTGAAGGCTTACACCGAGTTCTATGACGAAACCATGAAGCTCATGAAGAGTGAAGACCTCAAGGCCTTCGATCTCTCTGCTGAGTCTGCCGCTACTCGTGAGAAATTCGGCCGTAATTCCTTCGGTCAGGGTGCTCTACTCGCTCGCCGCCTCGTCCAAGCTGGCGTCCGCTTTGTCGAAGTCCAGTTCGGTGGTTGGGACATGCACAACAACATCGACACCGCCCTCAACGGCACTGGTGCCACGATGGACAGTGTTTATGCAGCGCTCATCGAAGACCTCGCCTCCAATGGCCTGCTCGAGTCCACTCTCGTCTGTATGGCCTCTGAGTTCGGTCGTACACCTGATGTGAACGAAAATGAAGGTCGTGACCACTACCCGCTCGCTTACTCCACCGTCTTCGCAGGCGGCGGCGTGAAGGGTGGCTTTGTGTATGGCTCCACCGATAAGGATGGTCGCCGTGTCGCTGACAAGCAGGTCACTCCACAGGACTTCCAGGCCACCATCGGCCACGCCATGGGCCTCCCCGTGGACGAAGTCGTCATGTCCCCCTCGAATCGCCCCTTCACCGTCGGCGACAAGGGCGTGCCGGTCATCGACATCTTCGCCTAA
- a CDS encoding DUF4091 domain-containing protein, producing MRRIEATASPPANLKETTALHAARGEWEPLQAILYASPAAFKTVIVEEASLIHAETGALLPTARIYRQMDVEITAGAELGPLPAGRHADALVPLEVPTSPEADSAAQAGCQRLWVDFFVPYTAGPGRYHGRLSFRLADGSSLLAKFTLDVWDFDMPATPSLHSILGITPEAVSAAHGLPWDPARISLRQAGLLNDYYDLLAEHRVGAERVHTLLPNADGTISMEKVEFSLRKHLLHRHAPATALPIRAEWPFAAPLHADRLRAETCLADYGRLLEKIHQVGRMPVILDHLHHPADEAAYATLREWGAFLNEVEKKHGVKLPLLVTTSPVPASKKLGRLDGVADIWALSAADLWTDMEWPGGGHESAVRRQAGDQLWLATRPQQPPAEWVRRHPEQAGKLHHSHPPVLGPSFPPEAHRVFTWYLAKYGITGLLHEKALAPAPQAGAWAALTGMDTAMIYPATTAQHGRDFPVASIRLKWLREALEDYDYLVLARDLGLADRKRQITETFARSLGDWDANMPALMAARFELARMIEQVLKRRQTAASY from the coding sequence ATGCGCCGAATCGAGGCCACGGCCAGCCCACCAGCGAATCTGAAAGAGACGACCGCTCTTCATGCCGCCCGAGGAGAGTGGGAGCCACTTCAGGCCATTCTTTATGCCTCACCCGCTGCCTTCAAAACTGTGATCGTAGAGGAAGCCTCCCTCATCCATGCGGAAACGGGAGCGCTACTACCGACTGCGCGGATTTATCGGCAAATGGATGTGGAAATCACTGCCGGGGCCGAATTAGGCCCACTCCCAGCGGGCCGCCACGCAGACGCACTAGTTCCGCTGGAGGTGCCTACATCACCTGAAGCAGACTCAGCAGCGCAAGCCGGGTGCCAGAGACTGTGGGTCGATTTTTTCGTGCCTTACACCGCTGGGCCGGGTCGCTACCACGGGCGGTTGAGCTTTCGTTTAGCCGATGGCAGCAGTTTGCTGGCAAAATTCACGCTCGATGTGTGGGACTTTGATATGCCCGCCACGCCGAGTTTACACAGCATCCTCGGCATCACTCCAGAGGCTGTTTCCGCTGCGCATGGCTTGCCCTGGGATCCTGCACGGATCAGCCTACGTCAGGCTGGACTACTCAATGATTACTACGATTTGCTCGCCGAGCACAGGGTCGGAGCAGAGCGAGTTCACACCCTGTTACCGAACGCCGACGGCACAATAAGTATGGAGAAGGTCGAGTTCTCCCTGCGCAAGCACCTGCTCCATCGCCATGCACCAGCCACCGCGCTGCCGATTCGAGCGGAGTGGCCATTTGCAGCACCTCTCCACGCAGACCGCCTCCGCGCTGAGACTTGCTTGGCCGATTATGGCCGACTTTTGGAAAAGATTCACCAAGTCGGTCGCATGCCCGTCATTCTCGATCATCTCCATCATCCAGCGGATGAAGCAGCTTATGCCACACTGCGAGAGTGGGGTGCATTTTTAAATGAAGTCGAAAAAAAACACGGGGTGAAGCTGCCGTTGCTCGTCACCACATCACCTGTGCCAGCGAGCAAAAAACTCGGACGACTTGACGGTGTGGCAGACATCTGGGCGCTCAGTGCTGCGGATCTCTGGACGGATATGGAGTGGCCGGGAGGCGGGCATGAGAGCGCCGTGCGGCGCCAGGCGGGCGATCAGCTCTGGTTGGCCACTCGGCCCCAGCAACCACCTGCTGAGTGGGTGAGACGCCACCCCGAGCAGGCTGGGAAACTCCACCACAGCCATCCACCGGTGCTTGGCCCTTCGTTTCCACCAGAGGCGCATCGCGTCTTCACCTGGTACCTCGCCAAATACGGCATCACCGGTTTGTTGCATGAGAAAGCTTTGGCACCCGCACCGCAGGCGGGCGCATGGGCTGCCCTCACTGGCATGGACACAGCGATGATCTATCCAGCCACCACTGCACAGCATGGGCGTGACTTTCCCGTCGCCTCTATCCGGCTCAAATGGCTACGTGAGGCCCTGGAGGACTATGATTACCTCGTTCTCGCCCGCGATCTCGGCCTCGCAGATCGAAAGCGCCAGATTACGGAGACTTTTGCCCGCTCGCTCGGGGATTGGGATGCCAATATGCCAGCTCTCATGGCCGCTCGGTTCGAATTGGCTCGAATGATCGAGCAAGTGCTGAAGCGACGGCAGACAGCAGCCTCCTACTGA
- a CDS encoding galactose mutarotase encodes MYAPMIEITRQPFGKLADGREASLFTLKAANGIRLALTDYGAAIVQLHTPDRRGKLQDITLGYDDVRGYEQGSSYFGCTVGRYGNRIAGGHLPVNEHTHQLACNDGPHHLHGGLVGFGRHLWDAEETEGGVCFTRVSPHGEDGYPGTLTARVWITLNAVGELSLRYQAVTDAWTHVNLTNHAYFNLAGHAAGTVLDHKLCLSARSYIPIDAGFIPLGHIADVEDTALDFRNPSRIGDRIDSTTDEQIVRGRGYDHCFVIDGRPGILRLAASVLEPISGRLMEVLTTEPSMQFYSGNFLNGTQQGKGGVKYAYRSGLCLETQHFPDSPNQPAFPSTLLSPEERYESETIYRFTTVP; translated from the coding sequence ATGTACGCTCCCATGATCGAGATTACCAGACAGCCCTTCGGCAAACTCGCGGACGGACGCGAGGCATCCTTGTTCACCTTAAAGGCTGCCAATGGCATCCGCCTGGCCCTTACCGACTACGGCGCAGCGATCGTGCAACTCCACACCCCAGACCGCCGCGGCAAGCTCCAAGACATTACCCTCGGTTACGACGACGTGCGGGGTTACGAACAGGGCAGCTCCTACTTTGGCTGCACAGTCGGTCGATATGGCAACCGCATCGCGGGTGGGCACCTACCCGTAAATGAGCACACGCACCAGCTCGCGTGCAATGACGGCCCGCATCATCTCCACGGTGGCCTAGTCGGCTTCGGGCGGCATCTGTGGGACGCCGAGGAAACAGAAGGAGGCGTCTGCTTCACCCGTGTGAGCCCGCATGGCGAAGACGGCTATCCAGGCACACTCACAGCTCGTGTATGGATCACTCTCAATGCCGTAGGAGAGCTATCCTTGCGCTACCAAGCCGTCACCGATGCCTGGACCCACGTCAATCTCACCAACCACGCTTACTTCAATCTCGCTGGGCATGCCGCTGGCACCGTTCTCGATCATAAGCTCTGCCTTTCCGCTCGGTCATACATCCCCATCGATGCCGGATTCATCCCACTTGGCCACATCGCCGATGTGGAGGACACCGCGCTCGACTTCCGTAATCCGAGCCGCATCGGTGACCGCATCGACTCCACCACGGATGAGCAAATCGTGCGCGGCCGTGGATATGACCACTGCTTTGTCATTGATGGCAGGCCAGGCATACTGCGCCTCGCCGCCAGTGTGCTCGAACCCATCAGTGGGCGGCTCATGGAAGTGCTCACCACCGAGCCCAGCATGCAGTTTTACAGCGGCAACTTCCTCAATGGCACCCAGCAGGGCAAAGGTGGGGTGAAATACGCCTACCGCAGCGGCCTCTGCTTGGAAACCCAGCACTTCCCTGATTCACCCAATCAGCCCGCCTTTCCCTCCACACTCCTCAGCCCCGAAGAGCGCTACGAGAGCGAGACGATCTATCGTTTCACCACCGTGCCGTGA
- a CDS encoding vanadium-dependent haloperoxidase, which yields MYNAWAAYHSTAVGFVQNEKISPLPSDIEAARHQAISYAAYRVLRSRFLSSIGAGVTLPQFDAQMTAFGYSPSTAQAALTSLTTPAELGKRCGQAVLTWGTGDQFTNTTYPQAYTTAVNPNMDPNLSLSVLGNNGEFPTHYNMPLGVGIPTNTDPNFWQPLALSASVTQNGIPTPGGIQGYVGVQGLATLPFSLTRDNPVMPWIDLYGGPSKLSVPGTPSSTDTIYKEGALSVIRASSELNSTATINISPGAIGNNTLGNDDGTGFTTNPITGQPYPTNNATKGDYYRVLAEFWADGPHSETPPGHWQVLANEVSDDPGFVKQFRGSGPVLNDLEWDVKTYFTLASATHDASCAAWALKRYYSGSRPITMIRYMGTRGQSSNPSGPSYHSQGLPLETDVCEVITSTTTATGGKHESIWDMYTHSYQPGAWHIGEIAVKSWPAEHPDNPAASTGQPATYQSTVRWMLAKDWVPFQRKTFNTPAFPGYISGHSTFSRAAAEALTLLTGTPNFPGGFHHHTYAANSMLIDLGPAAPVDLQWCTYYDAADQAGQSRRWGGIHVPEDDYHGRVIGAEAGTSAATLAFKYFDGSILTEALIPEQVYGPSGTVTLTCPMRRGLYCHWEYSTDLQNWTALTTISQATETTITTTDTAPAGVRRFYRVRYDAAP from the coding sequence ATGTACAACGCCTGGGCCGCTTATCACAGCACCGCAGTCGGCTTCGTACAAAACGAGAAAATCAGCCCCCTGCCTAGCGATATAGAAGCCGCACGCCACCAAGCCATCAGCTACGCCGCCTACCGCGTGCTGCGCAGTCGTTTCCTCTCCAGCATCGGCGCCGGAGTCACCCTGCCACAGTTCGATGCACAGATGACCGCCTTTGGTTACTCGCCCTCCACCGCGCAGGCAGCACTCACCTCCCTCACCACACCCGCCGAGCTGGGCAAGCGATGCGGCCAAGCCGTCCTCACCTGGGGCACTGGAGACCAATTCACCAACACCACCTATCCCCAGGCCTACACCACCGCCGTGAACCCAAACATGGACCCGAACCTCAGCCTCAGCGTCCTCGGCAACAACGGTGAATTCCCCACGCACTACAACATGCCCCTCGGCGTCGGCATCCCCACCAATACCGACCCGAATTTCTGGCAGCCCCTCGCACTCTCTGCCAGCGTCACTCAAAACGGCATCCCCACACCTGGCGGCATCCAGGGCTACGTCGGCGTCCAGGGACTCGCCACACTCCCCTTCTCCCTCACCCGCGACAACCCCGTGATGCCATGGATCGACCTCTACGGCGGCCCCTCAAAGCTCAGCGTCCCCGGCACCCCCAGCAGCACAGACACCATTTACAAAGAAGGAGCACTCAGCGTCATCCGCGCCTCCAGCGAGCTCAATAGCACCGCCACCATCAACATCTCCCCAGGAGCCATCGGCAACAACACCCTCGGAAACGATGACGGAACCGGCTTCACCACCAATCCCATCACCGGCCAGCCCTACCCCACCAACAACGCCACCAAAGGCGACTATTACCGCGTCCTCGCCGAGTTCTGGGCAGACGGCCCACACTCCGAGACCCCCCCAGGTCACTGGCAAGTCCTCGCCAATGAAGTGAGTGACGATCCAGGCTTCGTGAAGCAATTCCGCGGTAGCGGCCCCGTGCTCAACGACCTCGAATGGGATGTAAAAACCTACTTCACCCTCGCCTCAGCCACCCACGATGCCTCCTGCGCCGCCTGGGCCCTCAAGCGCTACTATTCCGGCTCACGTCCCATCACCATGATCCGCTACATGGGCACCAGGGGCCAGAGCAGCAATCCCTCCGGCCCCAGCTACCACAGCCAAGGCCTGCCACTCGAGACCGACGTCTGCGAAGTCATCACCTCCACCACTACTGCCACCGGCGGCAAACACGAATCCATCTGGGACATGTACACCCACAGCTATCAGCCCGGCGCATGGCACATCGGCGAGATCGCCGTGAAATCCTGGCCAGCCGAGCATCCAGATAATCCCGCCGCCAGCACCGGCCAGCCCGCCACCTATCAGAGCACCGTGCGCTGGATGCTCGCCAAAGACTGGGTCCCCTTTCAGCGCAAGACCTTCAACACACCTGCCTTCCCAGGCTACATCAGCGGTCACTCCACCTTCAGCCGTGCGGCCGCAGAGGCGCTCACACTGCTCACCGGCACGCCGAACTTCCCCGGCGGCTTCCACCACCATACCTACGCTGCAAACAGCATGCTCATCGACCTCGGACCCGCCGCTCCCGTCGATCTCCAATGGTGCACCTACTACGACGCCGCTGATCAGGCAGGTCAAAGCCGCCGCTGGGGTGGCATCCACGTCCCAGAAGACGACTACCATGGCCGCGTCATCGGCGCAGAGGCAGGCACCAGCGCAGCCACCCTAGCCTTCAAATACTTTGATGGCAGCATCCTCACTGAAGCACTCATCCCCGAGCAAGTCTATGGCCCCAGCGGTACCGTCACCCTCACCTGCCCCATGCGCCGTGGCCTCTACTGCCACTGGGAATACAGCACCGATCTACAAAACTGGACCGCCCTCACCACCATCTCTCAGGCCACCGAAACCACCATCACCACCACCGACACAGCCCCCGCAGGCGTCCGCCGCTTCTACCGCGTCCGCTACGATGCAGCCCCATGA